The following proteins come from a genomic window of Lycium ferocissimum isolate CSIRO_LF1 chromosome 4, AGI_CSIRO_Lferr_CH_V1, whole genome shotgun sequence:
- the LOC132053060 gene encoding histone H1-like isoform X1, producing MATEEPIVAIETVAEPVMETETAKEENPTVQSDEPKKEKVTKAKKSAAPKKRNPPTHPSYFEMIQEAIVTLKDKTGSSQYAITKFIEDKQKNLPSNFRKLLLGQLKKLVASGKLVKVKSSYKLPSKSAAPKAVAPKKKPAAKPAKKATKAKPKPKPAAKAKTVTKPKSKPAAKAKPAAKPKAVASKPKAKAAVKTKAVVAKPKAVKTKAVAKPAKVAKTATRSTPSRKVAAKAKPAAKKAAPVKKAAPVKSVKAKTVKSPAKKAAARKARK from the exons ATGGCTACTGAAGAACCAATTGTGGCGATTGAGACTGTTGCTGAACCGGTGATGGAAACTGAAACGGCTAAGGAAGAAAACCCAACGGTTCAATCTGATGAACCAAAGAAAGAGAAGGTTACTAAGGCGAAAAAATCAGCTGCTCCTAAGAAGAGAAATCCTCCAACTCATCCTTCTTACTTTGAG ATGATTCAGGAAGCGATTGTAACATTGAAGGATAAAACTGGATCGAGTCAGTACGCGATCACAAAGTTCATTGAGGACAAACAGAAGAATCTTCCTTCAAATTTCAGGAAACTGTTGCTTGGTCAATTGAAGAAACTTGTTGCTTCTGGTAAACTCGTCAAGGTTAAGAGCTCCTACAAACTTCCTTCAAAATCTGCAGCTCCAAAAGCCGTTGCTCCAAAGAAGAAACCGGCAGCCAAGCCGGCAAAGAAGGCTACAAAGGCTAAGCCGAAGCCAAAACCTGCTGCTAAGGCTAAAACTGTTACCAAACCTAAGTCCAAGCCTGCTGCCAAAGCTAAACCTGCTGCAAAACCTAAGGCTGTTGCATCAAAGCCGAAAGCTAAAGCCGCTGTGAAAACTAAGGCTGTTGTTGCAAAGCCAAAGGCTGTGAAAACTAAGGCAGTTGCAAAGCCAGCTAAGGTAGCTAAAACAGCTACAAGATCGACTCCGTCAAGGAAAGTTGCAGCAAAGGCTAAGCCAGCTGCGAAGAAAGCGGCTCCAGTTAAGAAGGCTGCGCCGGTGAAGAGTGTAAAAGCTAAGACGGTGAAGTCGCCAGCTAAGAAGGCAGCTGCCAGAAAGGCTAGGAAGTGA
- the LOC132053060 gene encoding histone H1-like isoform X2: MATEEPIVAIETVAEPVMETETAKEENPTVQSDEPKKEKVTKAKKSAAPKKRNPPTHPSYFEMIQEAIVTLKDKTGSSQYAITKFIEDKQKNLPSNFRKLLLGQLKKLVASGKLVKVKSSYKLPSKSAAPKAVAPKKKPAAKPAKKATKAKPKPKPAAKAKTVTKPKSKPAAKAKPAAKPKAVASKPKAKAAVKTKAAVAKPAKVAKTATRSTPSRKVAAKAKPAAKKAAPVKKAAPVKSVKAKTVKSPAKKAAARKARK; the protein is encoded by the exons ATGGCTACTGAAGAACCAATTGTGGCGATTGAGACTGTTGCTGAACCGGTGATGGAAACTGAAACGGCTAAGGAAGAAAACCCAACGGTTCAATCTGATGAACCAAAGAAAGAGAAGGTTACTAAGGCGAAAAAATCAGCTGCTCCTAAGAAGAGAAATCCTCCAACTCATCCTTCTTACTTTGAG ATGATTCAGGAAGCGATTGTAACATTGAAGGATAAAACTGGATCGAGTCAGTACGCGATCACAAAGTTCATTGAGGACAAACAGAAGAATCTTCCTTCAAATTTCAGGAAACTGTTGCTTGGTCAATTGAAGAAACTTGTTGCTTCTGGTAAACTCGTCAAGGTTAAGAGCTCCTACAAACTTCCTTCAAAATCTGCAGCTCCAAAAGCCGTTGCTCCAAAGAAGAAACCGGCAGCCAAGCCGGCAAAGAAGGCTACAAAGGCTAAGCCGAAGCCAAAACCTGCTGCTAAGGCTAAAACTGTTACCAAACCTAAGTCCAAGCCTGCTGCCAAAGCTAAACCTGCTGCAAAACCTAAGGCTGTTGCATCAAAGCCGAAAGCTAAAGCCGCTGTGAAAACTAAGGCT GCAGTTGCAAAGCCAGCTAAGGTAGCTAAAACAGCTACAAGATCGACTCCGTCAAGGAAAGTTGCAGCAAAGGCTAAGCCAGCTGCGAAGAAAGCGGCTCCAGTTAAGAAGGCTGCGCCGGTGAAGAGTGTAAAAGCTAAGACGGTGAAGTCGCCAGCTAAGAAGGCAGCTGCCAGAAAGGCTAGGAAGTGA
- the LOC132053061 gene encoding uncharacterized protein LOC132053061 isoform X3, translating to MLIHTTFSTSLYPKIHNTQKLKAIKSSVSESTTLKDVPFHSQTQNELNQLKKKVKDPLSCSNKFCFCCSRRDFMAAVGTAALLPIHPSHASHDSSPTDPMAMLDRLHPPRPDWYEELYATAMNTSMKSYEAEIEGYKSELFANLRGDQAKQILEIGIGTGPNLKYYASKAGTSVYGVDPNRKMEKYAQAAAVAAGLPPANFKFLHAVSESLPLRDASVDAIIGTLVLCSVADVNLTLQEVRRVLKPGGVYLFVEHVAATVLRFVQGLLDPLQQTLADGCHLTRKTGKSITEAGFSDVESHQVVLSSASLINPHIIGMARN from the exons ATGTTGATCCATACAACCTTTTCCACGTCTTTGTATCCCAAGATTCACAATACCCAGAAACTAAAAGCAATAAAATCATCTGTTTCTGAAAGCACAACCTTAAAAGATGTCCCTTTTCATTCTCAAACTCAAAATGAATTGAaccaattgaagaaaaaggtaaaagacCCTTTGAGCTGTAGTAACAAATTTTGCTTTTGCTGCAGTAGAAGAGACTTTATGGCAGCAGTAGGAACAGCTGCTCTATTGCCCATTCATCCCTCACATGCTTCTCATGATTCATCACCTACTGATCCCATG GCAATGTTGGATAGGTTGCATCCTCCTAGGCCAGATTGGTACGAGGAGTTATATGCAACAGCCATGAACACAAGTATGAAATCTTACGAAGCAGAG ATTGAAGGTTACAAGTCAGAGCTTTTTGCTAATCTGAGAGGTGATCAAGCGAAACAAATCCTCGAAATTGGCATTGGGACAGGTCCAAATTTGAAGTATTATGCCAGTAAGGCGGGCACTTCCGTTTATGGCGTTGATCCAAACAGGAAGATGGAGAAATATGCACAAGCAGCAGCAGTCGCCGCAGGCCTTCCACCTGCGAATTTCAAATTCCTGCATGCA GTTTCTGAGTCGTTGCCATTACGTGATGCTTCAGTTGATGCTATCATTGGCACCCTTGTGTTATGTTCTGTCGCAGATGTTAATCTGACACTGCAAG AGGTCAGAAGGGTGCTCAAGCCTGGTGGCGTTTACCTCTTTGTTGAACATGTGGCTGCAACAG TTCTCAGATTTGTTCAGGGACTGCTTGATCCATTGCAGCAAACGCTCGCAGATGGTTGTCATCTTACCAGGAAAACAGGAAAGAGTATCACTGAAGCCGGTTTCTCAGATGTAGAGAGTCATCAAGTTGTATTATCATCTGCCTCACTGATAAATCCTCATATCATTGGCATGGCTCGCAACTAA
- the LOC132053061 gene encoding uncharacterized protein LOC132053061 isoform X2 → MLIHTTFSTSLYPKIHNTQKLKAIKSSVSESTTLKDVPFHSQTQNELNQLKKKVKDPLSCSNKFCFCCSRRDFMAAVGTAALLPIHPSHASHDSSPTDPMAMLDRLHPPRPDWYEELYATAMNTSMKSYEAEIEGYKSELFANLRGDQAKQILEIGIGTGPNLKYYASKAGTSVYGVDPNRKMEKYAQAAAVAAGLPPANFKFLHAVSESLPLRDASVDAIIGTLVLCSVADVNLTLQEVRRVLKPGGVYLFVEHVAATDGTVLRFVQGLLDPLQQTLADGCHLTRKTGKSITEAGFSDVESHQVVLSSASLINPHIIGMARN, encoded by the exons ATGTTGATCCATACAACCTTTTCCACGTCTTTGTATCCCAAGATTCACAATACCCAGAAACTAAAAGCAATAAAATCATCTGTTTCTGAAAGCACAACCTTAAAAGATGTCCCTTTTCATTCTCAAACTCAAAATGAATTGAaccaattgaagaaaaaggtaaaagacCCTTTGAGCTGTAGTAACAAATTTTGCTTTTGCTGCAGTAGAAGAGACTTTATGGCAGCAGTAGGAACAGCTGCTCTATTGCCCATTCATCCCTCACATGCTTCTCATGATTCATCACCTACTGATCCCATG GCAATGTTGGATAGGTTGCATCCTCCTAGGCCAGATTGGTACGAGGAGTTATATGCAACAGCCATGAACACAAGTATGAAATCTTACGAAGCAGAG ATTGAAGGTTACAAGTCAGAGCTTTTTGCTAATCTGAGAGGTGATCAAGCGAAACAAATCCTCGAAATTGGCATTGGGACAGGTCCAAATTTGAAGTATTATGCCAGTAAGGCGGGCACTTCCGTTTATGGCGTTGATCCAAACAGGAAGATGGAGAAATATGCACAAGCAGCAGCAGTCGCCGCAGGCCTTCCACCTGCGAATTTCAAATTCCTGCATGCA GTTTCTGAGTCGTTGCCATTACGTGATGCTTCAGTTGATGCTATCATTGGCACCCTTGTGTTATGTTCTGTCGCAGATGTTAATCTGACACTGCAAG AGGTCAGAAGGGTGCTCAAGCCTGGTGGCGTTTACCTCTTTGTTGAACATGTGGCTGCAACAG ATGGGACAGTTCTCAGATTTGTTCAGGGACTGCTTGATCCATTGCAGCAAACGCTCGCAGATGGTTGTCATCTTACCAGGAAAACAGGAAAGAGTATCACTGAAGCCGGTTTCTCAGATGTAGAGAGTCATCAAGTTGTATTATCATCTGCCTCACTGATAAATCCTCATATCATTGGCATGGCTCGCAACTAA
- the LOC132053061 gene encoding uncharacterized protein LOC132053061 isoform X1, protein MLIHTTFSTSLYPKIHNTQKLKAIKSSVSESTTLKDVPFHSQTQNELNQLKKKVKDPLSCSNKFCFCCSRRDFMAAVGTAALLPIHPSHASHDSSPTDPMAMLDRLHPPRPDWYEELYATAMNTSMKSYEAEIEGYKSELFANLRGDQAKQILEIGIGTGPNLKYYASKAGTSVYGVDPNRKMEKYAQAAAVAAGLPPANFKFLHAVSESLPLRDASVDAIIGTLVLCSVADVNLTLQEVRRVLKPGGVYLFVEHVAATGKDNVLRFVQGLLDPLQQTLADGCHLTRKTGKSITEAGFSDVESHQVVLSSASLINPHIIGMARN, encoded by the exons ATGTTGATCCATACAACCTTTTCCACGTCTTTGTATCCCAAGATTCACAATACCCAGAAACTAAAAGCAATAAAATCATCTGTTTCTGAAAGCACAACCTTAAAAGATGTCCCTTTTCATTCTCAAACTCAAAATGAATTGAaccaattgaagaaaaaggtaaaagacCCTTTGAGCTGTAGTAACAAATTTTGCTTTTGCTGCAGTAGAAGAGACTTTATGGCAGCAGTAGGAACAGCTGCTCTATTGCCCATTCATCCCTCACATGCTTCTCATGATTCATCACCTACTGATCCCATG GCAATGTTGGATAGGTTGCATCCTCCTAGGCCAGATTGGTACGAGGAGTTATATGCAACAGCCATGAACACAAGTATGAAATCTTACGAAGCAGAG ATTGAAGGTTACAAGTCAGAGCTTTTTGCTAATCTGAGAGGTGATCAAGCGAAACAAATCCTCGAAATTGGCATTGGGACAGGTCCAAATTTGAAGTATTATGCCAGTAAGGCGGGCACTTCCGTTTATGGCGTTGATCCAAACAGGAAGATGGAGAAATATGCACAAGCAGCAGCAGTCGCCGCAGGCCTTCCACCTGCGAATTTCAAATTCCTGCATGCA GTTTCTGAGTCGTTGCCATTACGTGATGCTTCAGTTGATGCTATCATTGGCACCCTTGTGTTATGTTCTGTCGCAGATGTTAATCTGACACTGCAAG AGGTCAGAAGGGTGCTCAAGCCTGGTGGCGTTTACCTCTTTGTTGAACATGTGGCTGCAACAGGTAAAGATAATG TTCTCAGATTTGTTCAGGGACTGCTTGATCCATTGCAGCAAACGCTCGCAGATGGTTGTCATCTTACCAGGAAAACAGGAAAGAGTATCACTGAAGCCGGTTTCTCAGATGTAGAGAGTCATCAAGTTGTATTATCATCTGCCTCACTGATAAATCCTCATATCATTGGCATGGCTCGCAACTAA
- the LOC132053061 gene encoding uncharacterized protein LOC132053061 isoform X4, with product MLIHTTFSTSLYPKIHNTQKLKAIKSSVSESTTLKDVPFHSQTQNELNQLKKKVKDPLSCSNKFCFCCSRRDFMAAVGTAALLPIHPSHASHDSSPTDPMAMLDRLHPPRPDWYEELYATAMNTSMKSYEAEIEGYKSELFANLRGDQAKQILEIGIGTGPNLKYYASKAGTSVYGVDPNRKMEKYAQAAAVAAGLPPANFKFLHAVSESLPLRDASVDAIIGTLVLCSVADVNLTLQEGCSSLVAFTSLLNMWLQQVKIMFSDLFRDCLIHCSKRSQMVVILPGKQERVSLKPVSQM from the exons ATGTTGATCCATACAACCTTTTCCACGTCTTTGTATCCCAAGATTCACAATACCCAGAAACTAAAAGCAATAAAATCATCTGTTTCTGAAAGCACAACCTTAAAAGATGTCCCTTTTCATTCTCAAACTCAAAATGAATTGAaccaattgaagaaaaaggtaaaagacCCTTTGAGCTGTAGTAACAAATTTTGCTTTTGCTGCAGTAGAAGAGACTTTATGGCAGCAGTAGGAACAGCTGCTCTATTGCCCATTCATCCCTCACATGCTTCTCATGATTCATCACCTACTGATCCCATG GCAATGTTGGATAGGTTGCATCCTCCTAGGCCAGATTGGTACGAGGAGTTATATGCAACAGCCATGAACACAAGTATGAAATCTTACGAAGCAGAG ATTGAAGGTTACAAGTCAGAGCTTTTTGCTAATCTGAGAGGTGATCAAGCGAAACAAATCCTCGAAATTGGCATTGGGACAGGTCCAAATTTGAAGTATTATGCCAGTAAGGCGGGCACTTCCGTTTATGGCGTTGATCCAAACAGGAAGATGGAGAAATATGCACAAGCAGCAGCAGTCGCCGCAGGCCTTCCACCTGCGAATTTCAAATTCCTGCATGCA GTTTCTGAGTCGTTGCCATTACGTGATGCTTCAGTTGATGCTATCATTGGCACCCTTGTGTTATGTTCTGTCGCAGATGTTAATCTGACACTGCAAG AAGGGTGCTCAAGCCTGGTGGCGTTTACCTCTTTGTTGAACATGTGGCTGCAACAGGTAAAGATAATG TTCTCAGATTTGTTCAGGGACTGCTTGATCCATTGCAGCAAACGCTCGCAGATGGTTGTCATCTTACCAGGAAAACAGGAAAGAGTATCACTGAAGCCGGTTTCTCAGATGTAG
- the LOC132053061 gene encoding uncharacterized protein LOC132053061 isoform X5 produces the protein MLIHTTFSTSLYPKIHNTQKLKAIKSSVSESTTLKDVPFHSQTQNELNQLKKKVKDPLSCSNKFCFCCSRRDFMAAVGTAALLPIHPSHASHDSSPTDPMAMLDRLHPPRPDWYEELYATAMNTSMKSYEAEIEGYKSELFANLRGDQAKQILEIGIGTGPNLKYYASKAGTSVYGVDPNRKMEKYAQAAAVAAGLPPANFKFLHAVSESLPLRDASVDAIIGTLVLCSVADVNLTLQEGCSSLVAFTSLLNMWLQQMGQFSDLFRDCLIHCSKRSQMVVILPGKQERVSLKPVSQM, from the exons ATGTTGATCCATACAACCTTTTCCACGTCTTTGTATCCCAAGATTCACAATACCCAGAAACTAAAAGCAATAAAATCATCTGTTTCTGAAAGCACAACCTTAAAAGATGTCCCTTTTCATTCTCAAACTCAAAATGAATTGAaccaattgaagaaaaaggtaaaagacCCTTTGAGCTGTAGTAACAAATTTTGCTTTTGCTGCAGTAGAAGAGACTTTATGGCAGCAGTAGGAACAGCTGCTCTATTGCCCATTCATCCCTCACATGCTTCTCATGATTCATCACCTACTGATCCCATG GCAATGTTGGATAGGTTGCATCCTCCTAGGCCAGATTGGTACGAGGAGTTATATGCAACAGCCATGAACACAAGTATGAAATCTTACGAAGCAGAG ATTGAAGGTTACAAGTCAGAGCTTTTTGCTAATCTGAGAGGTGATCAAGCGAAACAAATCCTCGAAATTGGCATTGGGACAGGTCCAAATTTGAAGTATTATGCCAGTAAGGCGGGCACTTCCGTTTATGGCGTTGATCCAAACAGGAAGATGGAGAAATATGCACAAGCAGCAGCAGTCGCCGCAGGCCTTCCACCTGCGAATTTCAAATTCCTGCATGCA GTTTCTGAGTCGTTGCCATTACGTGATGCTTCAGTTGATGCTATCATTGGCACCCTTGTGTTATGTTCTGTCGCAGATGTTAATCTGACACTGCAAG AAGGGTGCTCAAGCCTGGTGGCGTTTACCTCTTTGTTGAACATGTGGCTGCAACAG ATGGGACAGTTCTCAGATTTGTTCAGGGACTGCTTGATCCATTGCAGCAAACGCTCGCAGATGGTTGTCATCTTACCAGGAAAACAGGAAAGAGTATCACTGAAGCCGGTTTCTCAGATGTAG
- the LOC132053061 gene encoding uncharacterized protein LOC132053061 isoform X7 — translation MLIHTTFSTSLYPKIHNTQKLKAIKSSVSESTTLKDVPFHSQTQNELNQLKKKVKDPLSCSNKFCFCCSRRDFMAAVGTAALLPIHPSHASHDSSPTDPMAMLDRLHPPRPDWYEELYATAMNTSMKSYEAEIEGYKSELFANLRGDQAKQILEIGIGTGPNLKYYASKAGTSVYGVDPNRKMEKYAQAAAVAAGLPPANFKFLHAVSESLPLRDASVDAIIGTLVLCSVADVNLTLQEGCSSLVAFTSLLNMWLQQFSDLFRDCLIHCSKRSQMVVILPGKQERVSLKPVSQM, via the exons ATGTTGATCCATACAACCTTTTCCACGTCTTTGTATCCCAAGATTCACAATACCCAGAAACTAAAAGCAATAAAATCATCTGTTTCTGAAAGCACAACCTTAAAAGATGTCCCTTTTCATTCTCAAACTCAAAATGAATTGAaccaattgaagaaaaaggtaaaagacCCTTTGAGCTGTAGTAACAAATTTTGCTTTTGCTGCAGTAGAAGAGACTTTATGGCAGCAGTAGGAACAGCTGCTCTATTGCCCATTCATCCCTCACATGCTTCTCATGATTCATCACCTACTGATCCCATG GCAATGTTGGATAGGTTGCATCCTCCTAGGCCAGATTGGTACGAGGAGTTATATGCAACAGCCATGAACACAAGTATGAAATCTTACGAAGCAGAG ATTGAAGGTTACAAGTCAGAGCTTTTTGCTAATCTGAGAGGTGATCAAGCGAAACAAATCCTCGAAATTGGCATTGGGACAGGTCCAAATTTGAAGTATTATGCCAGTAAGGCGGGCACTTCCGTTTATGGCGTTGATCCAAACAGGAAGATGGAGAAATATGCACAAGCAGCAGCAGTCGCCGCAGGCCTTCCACCTGCGAATTTCAAATTCCTGCATGCA GTTTCTGAGTCGTTGCCATTACGTGATGCTTCAGTTGATGCTATCATTGGCACCCTTGTGTTATGTTCTGTCGCAGATGTTAATCTGACACTGCAAG AAGGGTGCTCAAGCCTGGTGGCGTTTACCTCTTTGTTGAACATGTGGCTGCAACAG TTCTCAGATTTGTTCAGGGACTGCTTGATCCATTGCAGCAAACGCTCGCAGATGGTTGTCATCTTACCAGGAAAACAGGAAAGAGTATCACTGAAGCCGGTTTCTCAGATGTAG
- the LOC132053061 gene encoding uncharacterized protein LOC132053061 isoform X6 — MLIHTTFSTSLYPKIHNTQKLKAIKSSVSESTTLKDVPFHSQTQNELNQLKKKVKDPLSCSNKFCFCCSRRDFMAAVGTAALLPIHPSHASHDSSPTDPMAMLDRLHPPRPDWYEELYATAMNTSMKSYEAEIEGYKSELFANLRGDQAKQILEIGIGTGPNLKYYASKAGTSVYGVDPNRKMEKYAQAAAVAAGLPPANFKFLHAVSESLPLRDASVDAIIGTLVLCSVADVNLTLQEVRRVLKPGGVYLFVEHVAATDLFRDCLIHCSKRSQMVVILPGKQERVSLKPVSQM, encoded by the exons ATGTTGATCCATACAACCTTTTCCACGTCTTTGTATCCCAAGATTCACAATACCCAGAAACTAAAAGCAATAAAATCATCTGTTTCTGAAAGCACAACCTTAAAAGATGTCCCTTTTCATTCTCAAACTCAAAATGAATTGAaccaattgaagaaaaaggtaaaagacCCTTTGAGCTGTAGTAACAAATTTTGCTTTTGCTGCAGTAGAAGAGACTTTATGGCAGCAGTAGGAACAGCTGCTCTATTGCCCATTCATCCCTCACATGCTTCTCATGATTCATCACCTACTGATCCCATG GCAATGTTGGATAGGTTGCATCCTCCTAGGCCAGATTGGTACGAGGAGTTATATGCAACAGCCATGAACACAAGTATGAAATCTTACGAAGCAGAG ATTGAAGGTTACAAGTCAGAGCTTTTTGCTAATCTGAGAGGTGATCAAGCGAAACAAATCCTCGAAATTGGCATTGGGACAGGTCCAAATTTGAAGTATTATGCCAGTAAGGCGGGCACTTCCGTTTATGGCGTTGATCCAAACAGGAAGATGGAGAAATATGCACAAGCAGCAGCAGTCGCCGCAGGCCTTCCACCTGCGAATTTCAAATTCCTGCATGCA GTTTCTGAGTCGTTGCCATTACGTGATGCTTCAGTTGATGCTATCATTGGCACCCTTGTGTTATGTTCTGTCGCAGATGTTAATCTGACACTGCAAG AGGTCAGAAGGGTGCTCAAGCCTGGTGGCGTTTACCTCTTTGTTGAACATGTGGCTGCAACAG ATTTGTTCAGGGACTGCTTGATCCATTGCAGCAAACGCTCGCAGATGGTTGTCATCTTACCAGGAAAACAGGAAAGAGTATCACTGAAGCCGGTTTCTCAGATGTAG
- the LOC132053061 gene encoding uncharacterized protein LOC132053061 isoform X8, translated as MLIHTTFSTSLYPKIHNTQKLKAIKSSVSESTTLKDVPFHSQTQNELNQLKKKVKDPLSCSNKFCFCCSRRDFMAAVGTAALLPIHPSHASHDSSPTDPMAMLDRLHPPRPDWYEELYATAMNTSMKSYEAEIEGYKSELFANLRGDQAKQILEIGIGTGPNLKYYASKAGTSVYGVDPNRKMEKYAQAAAVAAGLPPANFKFLHAVSESLPLRDASVDAIIGTLVLCSVADVNLTLQEGCSSLVAFTSLLNMWLQQICSGTA; from the exons ATGTTGATCCATACAACCTTTTCCACGTCTTTGTATCCCAAGATTCACAATACCCAGAAACTAAAAGCAATAAAATCATCTGTTTCTGAAAGCACAACCTTAAAAGATGTCCCTTTTCATTCTCAAACTCAAAATGAATTGAaccaattgaagaaaaaggtaaaagacCCTTTGAGCTGTAGTAACAAATTTTGCTTTTGCTGCAGTAGAAGAGACTTTATGGCAGCAGTAGGAACAGCTGCTCTATTGCCCATTCATCCCTCACATGCTTCTCATGATTCATCACCTACTGATCCCATG GCAATGTTGGATAGGTTGCATCCTCCTAGGCCAGATTGGTACGAGGAGTTATATGCAACAGCCATGAACACAAGTATGAAATCTTACGAAGCAGAG ATTGAAGGTTACAAGTCAGAGCTTTTTGCTAATCTGAGAGGTGATCAAGCGAAACAAATCCTCGAAATTGGCATTGGGACAGGTCCAAATTTGAAGTATTATGCCAGTAAGGCGGGCACTTCCGTTTATGGCGTTGATCCAAACAGGAAGATGGAGAAATATGCACAAGCAGCAGCAGTCGCCGCAGGCCTTCCACCTGCGAATTTCAAATTCCTGCATGCA GTTTCTGAGTCGTTGCCATTACGTGATGCTTCAGTTGATGCTATCATTGGCACCCTTGTGTTATGTTCTGTCGCAGATGTTAATCTGACACTGCAAG AAGGGTGCTCAAGCCTGGTGGCGTTTACCTCTTTGTTGAACATGTGGCTGCAACAG ATTTGTTCAGGGACTGCTTGA